A single genomic interval of Oryzias melastigma strain HK-1 unplaced genomic scaffold, ASM292280v2 sc01237, whole genome shotgun sequence harbors:
- the LOC112138634 gene encoding cell surface glycoprotein 1 isoform X2, translating into MTSSMLRRQLKNLVQNYSEAEVKVREATSNDPWGPSSSQMADISDLTYNVVACNEIMTMLWKRLKDDKNWRHIHKSLTLLEYLLKTGDDRVLLKMKDNIYIVKALTEYRFVEKDGKDQGGNVREKAKVVLVLMEDDDKLKEERDFALKTREKTSKGAAASSTEAIKDPSYKPCYVPGSTGLPSLDNIPSVADLTASFAARKEERIRLEAEKKETERRAKMSEDELKWEDAAKTADSKGSAWGGDKSEEEEVVKKDPWGPPKETSSDPWSGAAKTEDPFVAPATTEEDPFAAPKNGGDPFVAQEVEPDPFSAPKNGEDPFVASKDKPDPFTSSNNDPFNAPKDDRFNAPKDDRFNAPKDDPFSAPKDDPFSAPKDDPFSAPKDDPFSAPKDDPFSAPKDDPFSAPKDDPFSAPKDDPFSAPKDDPFSAPKDDPFSAPKDDPFSAPKDDPFSAPKDDPFSAPKDDPFSAPKDDPFSAPKDDPFSAPKDDPFSAPKDDPFSAPKDDPFSAPKDDPFSAPKDDPFSAPKDDPFSAPKDDPFSAPKDDPFSAPKDDPFSAPKDDPFSAPKDDPFSAPKDDPFSAPKDDPFSAPKDDPFSAPKDDPFSAPKDDPFSAPKDDPFSAPKDDPFSAPKDDPFSAPKDDPFSAPKDDPFSAPKDDPFSAPKDDPFSAPKDDPFSAPKDDPFSAPKDDPFSAPKDDPFSAPKDDPFSAPKDDPFSAPKDDPFSAPKDDPFSAPKDDPFSAPKDDPFSAPKDDPFSAPKDDPFSAPKDDPFSAPKDDPFSAPKDDPFNAPKDDPFNAPKDDPFNAPKDDPFNAPKDDPFNAPKDDPFNAPKDDPFKTSPTDPFTTQKDIPLKTPTDDDPFGTPKDDPFTAPTTSPPTQGLSPKDESFVAPKDPFSSPTKAIEVDPFSTPTSPPKDDSFSEPSKSIKDDPFAAPPSPPIGDPFAVPSSPPEGKASDPFAAPVEGSPQDTKDTWGAPSAPTQTNGKDPWGEVASSPINDSDPFGDASKPENDPWGAPASAPVSADDAWGAPAPPSQSSPSDDPFGDAASKSNDPWGSPSNDPTGKEMIRKAVSFLGPAGASLVDLDDLISSKPSQHPLTNTPAPPTQAMVILMCD; encoded by the exons ATGACTTCCTCCATGCTCCGCCGACAGCTGAAGAACCTGGTCCAGAACTACTCTGAGGCTGAGGTTAAG GTGAGAGAAGCTACTTCCAATGATCCATGGGGTCCCTCCAGCTCTCAGATGGCTGACATCTCCGATCTCACTTATAATGTGGTGGCTTGCAATGAGATCATGACCATGCTCTGGAAGCGGCTTAAAGACGACAAGAACTGGAGGCACATACACAAG TCTTTGACATTACTGGAGTACCTGTTGAAAACCGGTGATGATCGTGTGCTTCTGAAAATGAAAGACAACATTTACATCGTGAAGGCTCTCACAGAGTACCGCTTTGTTGAAAAGGATGGCAAAGATCAG GGTGGTAATGTAAGAGAGAAGGCCAAGGTTGTCCTCGTTCTCATGGAGGATGATGACAAATTGAAGGAAGAGAGAGACTTTGCCCTGAAGACTAGAGAAAAGACATCAAAAGGTGCTGCTG CCTCATCAACTGAAGCAATTAAGGATCCCAGCTACAAGCCATGCTACGTTCCTGGTTCTACAGGCCTTCCGTCTCTGGACAATATTCCTTCTGTAGCTGATCTGACTGCTTCCTTTGCTGCCCGCAAAGAGGAGCGCATTCGACTTGaggcagagaaaaaagaaacagagaggAGA GCAAAGATGAGCGAAGACGAGTTGAAATGGGAGGATGCAGCCAAAACTGCAGACTCAAAAGGCAGTGCTTGGGGAGGAGACAAATCAGAAGAAGAGGAAGTAGTGAAAAAAGACCCATGGGGACCTCCTAAAGAAACCAGCAGTGATCCATGGTCAGGTGCCGCCAAAACGGAAGATCCATTTGTAGCTCCAGCAACAACTGAGGAAGATCCATTTGCTGCACCAAAGAATGGGGGAGATCCATTCGTAGCACAGGAAGTTGAACCTGATCCCTTTAGTGCACCAAAGAATGGAGAAGATCCTTTTGTTGCATCAAAAGATAAACCTGACCCCTTCACGTCTTCTAACAATGACCCATTCAACGCTCCCAAGGACGATCGCTTCAACGCTCCCAAGGACGATCGCTTCAACGCTCCCAAGGACGATCCCTTCAGCGCTCCCAAGGACGATCCCTTCAGCGCTCCCAAGGACGATCCCTTCAGCGCTCCCAAGGACGATCCCTTCAGCGCTCCCAAGGACGATCCCTTCAGCGCTCCCAAGGACGATCCCTTCAGCGCTCCCAAGGACGATCCCTTCAGCGCTCCCAAGGACGATCCCTTCAGCGCTCCCAAGGACGATCCCTTCAGCGCTCCCAAGGACGATCCCTTCAGCGCTCCCAAGGACGATCCCTTCAGCGCTCCCAAGGACGATCCCTTCAGCGCTCCCAAGGACGATCCCTTCAGCGCTCCCAAGGACGATCCCTTCAGCGCTCCCAAGGACGATCCCTTCAGCGCTCCCAAGGACGATCCCTTCAGCGCTCCCAAGGACGATCCCTTCAGCGCTCCCAAGGACGATCCCTTCAGCGCTCCCAAGGACGATCCCTTCAGCGCTCCCAAGGACGATCCCTTCAGCGCTCCCAAGGACGATCCCTTCAGCGCTCCCAAGGACGATCCCTTCAGCGCTCCCAAGGACGATCCCTTCAGCGCTCCCAAGGACGATCCCTTCAGCGCTCCCAAGGACGATCCCTTCAGCGCTCCCAAGGACGATCCCTTCAGCGCTCCCAAGGACGATCCCTTCAGCGCTCCCAAGGACGATCCCTTCAGCGCTCCCAAGGACGATCCCTTCAGCGCTCCCAAGGACGATCCCTTCAGCGCTCCCAAGGACGATCCCTTCAGCGCTCCCAAGGACGATCCCTTCAGCGCTCCCAAGGACGATCCCTTCAGCGCTCCCAAGGACGATCCCTTCAGCGCTCCCAAGGACGATCCCTTCAGCGCTCCCAAGGACGATCCCTTCAGCGCTCCCAAGGACGATCCCTTCAGCGCTCCCAAGGACGATCCCTTCAGCGCTCCCAAGGACGATCCCTTCAGCGCTCCCAAGGACGATCCCTTCAGCGCTCCCAAGGACGATCCCTTCAGCGCTCCCAAGGACGATCCCTTCAGCGCTCCCAAGGACGATCCCTTCAGCGCTCCCAAGGACGATCCCTTCAGCGCTCCCAAGGACGATCCCTTCAGCGCTCCCAAGGACGATCCCTTCAGCGCTCCCAAGGACGATCCCTTCAGCGCTCCCAAGGACGATCCCTTCAGCGCTCCCAAGGACGATCCCTTCAGCGCTCCCAAGGACGATCCCTTCAGCGCTCCCAAGGACGATCCCTTCAGCGCTCCCAAGGACGATCCCTTCAGCGCTCCCAAGGACGATCCCTTCAGCGCTCCCAAGGACGATCCCTTCAACGCTCCCAAGGACGATCCCTTCAACGCTCCCAAGGACGATCCCTTCAACGCTCCCAAGGACGATCCCTTCAACGCTCCCAAGGACGATCCCTTCAACGCTCCCAAGGACGATCCCTTCAACGCTCCCAAAGACGATCCCTTCAAAACATCACCCACTGATCCATTTACCACCCAAAAAGACATTCCCCTTAAAACACCAACTGATGATGACCCATTTGGTACTCCGAAGGATGATCCCTTCACAGCTCCAACAACATCCCCTCCTACACAAGGACTGTCCCCCAAAGACGAGTCGTTTGTTGCTCCCAAAGATCCATTTTCATCTCCAACAAAAGCAATTGAAGTTGACCCTTTCTCTACACCAACATCACCTCCTAAAGATGATTCTTTCTCTGAGCCATCAAAATCCATAAAGGATGACCCGTTTGCTGCACCACCATCACCACCTATAGGAGATCCATTTGCAGTGCCATCCAGTCCACCAGAAGGGAAGGCCTCAGATCCCTTCGCAGCCCCAGTGGAGGGCTCACCCCAAGACACCAAAGACACTTGGGGGGCACCCTCTGCTCCAACGCAAACAAATGGGAAAGATCCCTGGGGAGAAGTAGCCTCTTCACCTATTAATGATTCTGACCCATTTGGAGATGCATCTAAACCAGAAAATGACCCATGGGGTGCCCCAG CGTCCGCTCCTGTCTCTGCTGATGATGCGTGGGGAGCTCCTGCTCCGCCATCACAGTCTTCCCCATCCGATGACCCCTTTGGAGATGCGGCATCTAAATCTAACGACCCCTGGGGCTCCCCTAGCAATGACCCCACAG GGAAGGAGATGATCAGAAAGGCCGTGTCCTTCCTGGGCCCGGCGGGGGCGTCGCTGGTTGATTTGGATGATCTGATTTCCTCCAAACCCAGCCAACACCCCCTGACAAACACGCCTGCCCCCCCAACACAAGCCATGG TGATCTTGATGTGTGACTGA
- the LOC112138634 gene encoding cell surface glycoprotein 1 isoform X1, which yields MTSSMLRRQLKNLVQNYSEAEVKVREATSNDPWGPSSSQMADISDLTYNVVACNEIMTMLWKRLKDDKNWRHIHKSLTLLEYLLKTGDDRVLLKMKDNIYIVKALTEYRFVEKDGKDQGGNVREKAKVVLVLMEDDDKLKEERDFALKTREKTSKGAAASSTEAIKDPSYKPCYVPGSTGLPSLDNIPSVADLTASFAARKEERIRLEAEKKETERRAKMSEDELKWEDAAKTADSKGSAWGGDKSEEEEVVKKDPWGPPKETSSDPWSGAAKTEDPFVAPATTEEDPFAAPKNGGDPFVAQEVEPDPFSAPKNGEDPFVASKDKPDPFTSSNNDPFNAPKDDRFNAPKDDRFNAPKDDPFSAPKDDPFSAPKDDPFSAPKDDPFSAPKDDPFSAPKDDPFSAPKDDPFSAPKDDPFSAPKDDPFSAPKDDPFSAPKDDPFSAPKDDPFSAPKDDPFSAPKDDPFSAPKDDPFSAPKDDPFSAPKDDPFSAPKDDPFSAPKDDPFSAPKDDPFSAPKDDPFSAPKDDPFSAPKDDPFSAPKDDPFSAPKDDPFSAPKDDPFSAPKDDPFSAPKDDPFSAPKDDPFSAPKDDPFSAPKDDPFSAPKDDPFSAPKDDPFSAPKDDPFSAPKDDPFSAPKDDPFSAPKDDPFSAPKDDPFSAPKDDPFSAPKDDPFSAPKDDPFSAPKDDPFSAPKDDPFSAPKDDPFSAPKDDPFSAPKDDPFSAPKDDPFSAPKDDPFSAPKDDPFSAPKDDPFSAPKDDPFSAPKDDPFSAPKDDPFSAPKDDPFNAPKDDPFNAPKDDPFNAPKDDPFNAPKDDPFNAPKDDPFNAPKDDPFKTSPTDPFTTQKDIPLKTPTDDDPFGTPKDDPFTAPTTSPPTQGLSPKDESFVAPKDPFSSPTKAIEVDPFSTPTSPPKDDSFSEPSKSIKDDPFAAPPSPPIGDPFAVPSSPPEGKASDPFAAPVEGSPQDTKDTWGAPSAPTQTNGKDPWGEVASSPINDSDPFGDASKPENDPWGAPASAPVSADDAWGAPAPPSQSSPSDDPFGDAASKSNDPWGSPSNDPTGKEMIRKAVSFLGPAGASLVDLDDLISSKPSQHPLTNTPAPPTQAMGCAPLPRSLSSSLQAPVAPPFFPGTFSDSSSGCTVPSGVFPERSAPYHNPFGSSLAPTPYGAVRPHTFQPPPYNFGGSAAWGVPEAAKVQLGSVRGSGEGRMQPGTTLGGNTPAGVANLYGSTAINKNNNPFLF from the exons ATGACTTCCTCCATGCTCCGCCGACAGCTGAAGAACCTGGTCCAGAACTACTCTGAGGCTGAGGTTAAG GTGAGAGAAGCTACTTCCAATGATCCATGGGGTCCCTCCAGCTCTCAGATGGCTGACATCTCCGATCTCACTTATAATGTGGTGGCTTGCAATGAGATCATGACCATGCTCTGGAAGCGGCTTAAAGACGACAAGAACTGGAGGCACATACACAAG TCTTTGACATTACTGGAGTACCTGTTGAAAACCGGTGATGATCGTGTGCTTCTGAAAATGAAAGACAACATTTACATCGTGAAGGCTCTCACAGAGTACCGCTTTGTTGAAAAGGATGGCAAAGATCAG GGTGGTAATGTAAGAGAGAAGGCCAAGGTTGTCCTCGTTCTCATGGAGGATGATGACAAATTGAAGGAAGAGAGAGACTTTGCCCTGAAGACTAGAGAAAAGACATCAAAAGGTGCTGCTG CCTCATCAACTGAAGCAATTAAGGATCCCAGCTACAAGCCATGCTACGTTCCTGGTTCTACAGGCCTTCCGTCTCTGGACAATATTCCTTCTGTAGCTGATCTGACTGCTTCCTTTGCTGCCCGCAAAGAGGAGCGCATTCGACTTGaggcagagaaaaaagaaacagagaggAGA GCAAAGATGAGCGAAGACGAGTTGAAATGGGAGGATGCAGCCAAAACTGCAGACTCAAAAGGCAGTGCTTGGGGAGGAGACAAATCAGAAGAAGAGGAAGTAGTGAAAAAAGACCCATGGGGACCTCCTAAAGAAACCAGCAGTGATCCATGGTCAGGTGCCGCCAAAACGGAAGATCCATTTGTAGCTCCAGCAACAACTGAGGAAGATCCATTTGCTGCACCAAAGAATGGGGGAGATCCATTCGTAGCACAGGAAGTTGAACCTGATCCCTTTAGTGCACCAAAGAATGGAGAAGATCCTTTTGTTGCATCAAAAGATAAACCTGACCCCTTCACGTCTTCTAACAATGACCCATTCAACGCTCCCAAGGACGATCGCTTCAACGCTCCCAAGGACGATCGCTTCAACGCTCCCAAGGACGATCCCTTCAGCGCTCCCAAGGACGATCCCTTCAGCGCTCCCAAGGACGATCCCTTCAGCGCTCCCAAGGACGATCCCTTCAGCGCTCCCAAGGACGATCCCTTCAGCGCTCCCAAGGACGATCCCTTCAGCGCTCCCAAGGACGATCCCTTCAGCGCTCCCAAGGACGATCCCTTCAGCGCTCCCAAGGACGATCCCTTCAGCGCTCCCAAGGACGATCCCTTCAGCGCTCCCAAGGACGATCCCTTCAGCGCTCCCAAGGACGATCCCTTCAGCGCTCCCAAGGACGATCCCTTCAGCGCTCCCAAGGACGATCCCTTCAGCGCTCCCAAGGACGATCCCTTCAGCGCTCCCAAGGACGATCCCTTCAGCGCTCCCAAGGACGATCCCTTCAGCGCTCCCAAGGACGATCCCTTCAGCGCTCCCAAGGACGATCCCTTCAGCGCTCCCAAGGACGATCCCTTCAGCGCTCCCAAGGACGATCCCTTCAGCGCTCCCAAGGACGATCCCTTCAGCGCTCCCAAGGACGATCCCTTCAGCGCTCCCAAGGACGATCCCTTCAGCGCTCCCAAGGACGATCCCTTCAGCGCTCCCAAGGACGATCCCTTCAGCGCTCCCAAGGACGATCCCTTCAGCGCTCCCAAGGACGATCCCTTCAGCGCTCCCAAGGACGATCCCTTCAGCGCTCCCAAGGACGATCCCTTCAGCGCTCCCAAGGACGATCCCTTCAGCGCTCCCAAGGACGATCCCTTCAGCGCTCCCAAGGACGATCCCTTCAGCGCTCCCAAGGACGATCCCTTCAGCGCTCCCAAGGACGATCCCTTCAGCGCTCCCAAGGACGATCCCTTCAGCGCTCCCAAGGACGATCCCTTCAGCGCTCCCAAGGACGATCCCTTCAGCGCTCCCAAGGACGATCCCTTCAGCGCTCCCAAGGACGATCCCTTCAGCGCTCCCAAGGACGATCCCTTCAGCGCTCCCAAGGACGATCCCTTCAGCGCTCCCAAGGACGATCCCTTCAGCGCTCCCAAGGACGATCCCTTCAGCGCTCCCAAGGACGATCCCTTCAGCGCTCCCAAGGACGATCCCTTCAGCGCTCCCAAGGACGATCCCTTCAGCGCTCCCAAGGACGATCCCTTCAGCGCTCCCAAGGACGATCCCTTCAGCGCTCCCAAGGACGATCCCTTCAGCGCTCCCAAGGACGATCCCTTCAGCGCTCCCAAGGACGATCCCTTCAGCGCTCCCAAGGACGATCCCTTCAGCGCTCCCAAGGACGATCCCTTCAACGCTCCCAAGGACGATCCCTTCAACGCTCCCAAGGACGATCCCTTCAACGCTCCCAAGGACGATCCCTTCAACGCTCCCAAGGACGATCCCTTCAACGCTCCCAAGGACGATCCCTTCAACGCTCCCAAAGACGATCCCTTCAAAACATCACCCACTGATCCATTTACCACCCAAAAAGACATTCCCCTTAAAACACCAACTGATGATGACCCATTTGGTACTCCGAAGGATGATCCCTTCACAGCTCCAACAACATCCCCTCCTACACAAGGACTGTCCCCCAAAGACGAGTCGTTTGTTGCTCCCAAAGATCCATTTTCATCTCCAACAAAAGCAATTGAAGTTGACCCTTTCTCTACACCAACATCACCTCCTAAAGATGATTCTTTCTCTGAGCCATCAAAATCCATAAAGGATGACCCGTTTGCTGCACCACCATCACCACCTATAGGAGATCCATTTGCAGTGCCATCCAGTCCACCAGAAGGGAAGGCCTCAGATCCCTTCGCAGCCCCAGTGGAGGGCTCACCCCAAGACACCAAAGACACTTGGGGGGCACCCTCTGCTCCAACGCAAACAAATGGGAAAGATCCCTGGGGAGAAGTAGCCTCTTCACCTATTAATGATTCTGACCCATTTGGAGATGCATCTAAACCAGAAAATGACCCATGGGGTGCCCCAG CGTCCGCTCCTGTCTCTGCTGATGATGCGTGGGGAGCTCCTGCTCCGCCATCACAGTCTTCCCCATCCGATGACCCCTTTGGAGATGCGGCATCTAAATCTAACGACCCCTGGGGCTCCCCTAGCAATGACCCCACAG GGAAGGAGATGATCAGAAAGGCCGTGTCCTTCCTGGGCCCGGCGGGGGCGTCGCTGGTTGATTTGGATGATCTGATTTCCTCCAAACCCAGCCAACACCCCCTGACAAACACGCCTGCCCCCCCAACACAAGCCATGG GCTGTGCCCCCCTCCCTCGCTCCCTTTCCTCCTCCCTTCAAGCTCCTGTCGCTCCTCCTTTTTTCCCAGGCACTTTCTCAGACAGCTCATCTGGTTGCACGGTTCCGTCAGGGGTTTTTCCCGAAAGATCCGCCCCTTACCACAATCCATTTGGCTCCAGTCTCGCACCCACTCCATATGGTGCAGTGCGTCCCCACACATTTCAGCCCCCACCGTATAATTTTGGGGGGTCTGCAGCTTGGGGGGTTCCTGAAGCGGCAAAGGTGCAGCTTGGGTCTGTGAGAGGGAGCGGAGAGGGAAGGATGCAGCCTGGGACGACATTGGGAGGAAACACCCCGGCAGGTGTGGCTAACCTCTACGGTTCCACCGCGATCAACAAGAACAACAAcccctttttgttttga
- the LOC112138634 gene encoding cell surface glycoprotein 1 isoform X3 translates to MTSSMLRRQLKNLVQNYSEAEVKVREATSNDPWGPSSSQMADISDLTYNVVACNEIMTMLWKRLKDDKNWRHIHKSLTLLEYLLKTGDDRVLLKMKDNIYIVKALTEYRFVEKDGKDQGGNVREKAKVVLVLMEDDDKLKEERDFALKTREKTSKGAAASSTEAIKDPSYKPCYVPGSTGLPSLDNIPSVADLTASFAARKEERIRLEAEKKETERRAKMSEDELKWEDAAKTADSKGSAWGGDKSEEEEVVKKDPWGPPKETSSDPWSGAAKTEDPFVAPATTEEDPFAAPKNGGDPFVAQEVEPDPFSAPKNGEDPFVASKDKPDPFTSSNNDPFNAPKDDRFNAPKDDRFNAPKDDPFSAPKDDPFSAPKDDPFSAPKDDPFSAPKDDPFSAPKDDPFSAPKDDPFSAPKDDPFSAPKDDPFSAPKDDPFSAPKDDPFSAPKDDPFSAPKDDPFSAPKDDPFSAPKDDPFSAPKDDPFSAPKDDPFSAPKDDPFSAPKDDPFSAPKDDPFSAPKDDPFSAPKDDPFSAPKDDPFSAPKDDPFSAPKDDPFSAPKDDPFSAPKDDPFSAPKDDPFSAPKDDPFSAPKDDPFSAPKDDPFSAPKDDPFSAPKDDPFSAPKDDPFSAPKDDPFSAPKDDPFSAPKDDPFSAPKDDPFSAPKDDPFSAPKDDPFSAPKDDPFSAPKDDPFSAPKDDPFSAPKDDPFSAPKDDPFSAPKDDPFSAPKDDPFSAPKDDPFSAPKDDPFSAPKDDPFSAPKDDPFSAPKDDPFSAPKDDPFSAPKDDPFNAPKDDPFNAPKDDPFNAPKDDPFNAPKDDPFNAPKDDPFNAPKDDPFKTSPTDPFTTQKDIPLKTPTDDDPFGTPKDDPFTAPTTSPPTQGLSPKDESFVAPKDPFSSPTKAIEVDPFSTPTSPPKDDSFSEPSKSIKDDPFAAPPSPPIGDPFAVPSSPPEGKASDPFAAPVEGSPQDTKDTWGAPSAPTQTNGKDPWGEVASSPINDSDPFGDASKPENDPWGAPASAPVSADDAWGAPAPPSQSSPSDDPFGDAASKSNDPWGSPSNDPTENTF, encoded by the exons ATGACTTCCTCCATGCTCCGCCGACAGCTGAAGAACCTGGTCCAGAACTACTCTGAGGCTGAGGTTAAG GTGAGAGAAGCTACTTCCAATGATCCATGGGGTCCCTCCAGCTCTCAGATGGCTGACATCTCCGATCTCACTTATAATGTGGTGGCTTGCAATGAGATCATGACCATGCTCTGGAAGCGGCTTAAAGACGACAAGAACTGGAGGCACATACACAAG TCTTTGACATTACTGGAGTACCTGTTGAAAACCGGTGATGATCGTGTGCTTCTGAAAATGAAAGACAACATTTACATCGTGAAGGCTCTCACAGAGTACCGCTTTGTTGAAAAGGATGGCAAAGATCAG GGTGGTAATGTAAGAGAGAAGGCCAAGGTTGTCCTCGTTCTCATGGAGGATGATGACAAATTGAAGGAAGAGAGAGACTTTGCCCTGAAGACTAGAGAAAAGACATCAAAAGGTGCTGCTG CCTCATCAACTGAAGCAATTAAGGATCCCAGCTACAAGCCATGCTACGTTCCTGGTTCTACAGGCCTTCCGTCTCTGGACAATATTCCTTCTGTAGCTGATCTGACTGCTTCCTTTGCTGCCCGCAAAGAGGAGCGCATTCGACTTGaggcagagaaaaaagaaacagagaggAGA GCAAAGATGAGCGAAGACGAGTTGAAATGGGAGGATGCAGCCAAAACTGCAGACTCAAAAGGCAGTGCTTGGGGAGGAGACAAATCAGAAGAAGAGGAAGTAGTGAAAAAAGACCCATGGGGACCTCCTAAAGAAACCAGCAGTGATCCATGGTCAGGTGCCGCCAAAACGGAAGATCCATTTGTAGCTCCAGCAACAACTGAGGAAGATCCATTTGCTGCACCAAAGAATGGGGGAGATCCATTCGTAGCACAGGAAGTTGAACCTGATCCCTTTAGTGCACCAAAGAATGGAGAAGATCCTTTTGTTGCATCAAAAGATAAACCTGACCCCTTCACGTCTTCTAACAATGACCCATTCAACGCTCCCAAGGACGATCGCTTCAACGCTCCCAAGGACGATCGCTTCAACGCTCCCAAGGACGATCCCTTCAGCGCTCCCAAGGACGATCCCTTCAGCGCTCCCAAGGACGATCCCTTCAGCGCTCCCAAGGACGATCCCTTCAGCGCTCCCAAGGACGATCCCTTCAGCGCTCCCAAGGACGATCCCTTCAGCGCTCCCAAGGACGATCCCTTCAGCGCTCCCAAGGACGATCCCTTCAGCGCTCCCAAGGACGATCCCTTCAGCGCTCCCAAGGACGATCCCTTCAGCGCTCCCAAGGACGATCCCTTCAGCGCTCCCAAGGACGATCCCTTCAGCGCTCCCAAGGACGATCCCTTCAGCGCTCCCAAGGACGATCCCTTCAGCGCTCCCAAGGACGATCCCTTCAGCGCTCCCAAGGACGATCCCTTCAGCGCTCCCAAGGACGATCCCTTCAGCGCTCCCAAGGACGATCCCTTCAGCGCTCCCAAGGACGATCCCTTCAGCGCTCCCAAGGACGATCCCTTCAGCGCTCCCAAGGACGATCCCTTCAGCGCTCCCAAGGACGATCCCTTCAGCGCTCCCAAGGACGATCCCTTCAGCGCTCCCAAGGACGATCCCTTCAGCGCTCCCAAGGACGATCCCTTCAGCGCTCCCAAGGACGATCCCTTCAGCGCTCCCAAGGACGATCCCTTCAGCGCTCCCAAGGACGATCCCTTCAGCGCTCCCAAGGACGATCCCTTCAGCGCTCCCAAGGACGATCCCTTCAGCGCTCCCAAGGACGATCCCTTCAGCGCTCCCAAGGACGATCCCTTCAGCGCTCCCAAGGACGATCCCTTCAGCGCTCCCAAGGACGATCCCTTCAGCGCTCCCAAGGACGATCCCTTCAGCGCTCCCAAGGACGATCCCTTCAGCGCTCCCAAGGACGATCCCTTCAGCGCTCCCAAGGACGATCCCTTCAGCGCTCCCAAGGACGATCCCTTCAGCGCTCCCAAGGACGATCCCTTCAGCGCTCCCAAGGACGATCCCTTCAGCGCTCCCAAGGACGATCCCTTCAGCGCTCCCAAGGACGATCCCTTCAGCGCTCCCAAGGACGATCCCTTCAGCGCTCCCAAGGACGATCCCTTCAGCGCTCCCAAGGACGATCCCTTCAGCGCTCCCAAGGACGATCCCTTCAGCGCTCCCAAGGACGATCCCTTCAGCGCTCCCAAGGACGATCCCTTCAGCGCTCCCAAGGACGATCCCTTCAGCGCTCCCAAGGACGATCCCTTCAGCGCTCCCAAGGACGATCCCTTCAGCGCTCCCAAGGACGATCCCTTCAGCGCTCCCAAGGACGATCCCTTCAACGCTCCCAAGGACGATCCCTTCAACGCTCCCAAGGACGATCCCTTCAACGCTCCCAAGGACGATCCCTTCAACGCTCCCAAGGACGATCCCTTCAACGCTCCCAAGGACGATCCCTTCAACGCTCCCAAAGACGATCCCTTCAAAACATCACCCACTGATCCATTTACCACCCAAAAAGACATTCCCCTTAAAACACCAACTGATGATGACCCATTTGGTACTCCGAAGGATGATCCCTTCACAGCTCCAACAACATCCCCTCCTACACAAGGACTGTCCCCCAAAGACGAGTCGTTTGTTGCTCCCAAAGATCCATTTTCATCTCCAACAAAAGCAATTGAAGTTGACCCTTTCTCTACACCAACATCACCTCCTAAAGATGATTCTTTCTCTGAGCCATCAAAATCCATAAAGGATGACCCGTTTGCTGCACCACCATCACCACCTATAGGAGATCCATTTGCAGTGCCATCCAGTCCACCAGAAGGGAAGGCCTCAGATCCCTTCGCAGCCCCAGTGGAGGGCTCACCCCAAGACACCAAAGACACTTGGGGGGCACCCTCTGCTCCAACGCAAACAAATGGGAAAGATCCCTGGGGAGAAGTAGCCTCTTCACCTATTAATGATTCTGACCCATTTGGAGATGCATCTAAACCAGAAAATGACCCATGGGGTGCCCCAG CGTCCGCTCCTGTCTCTGCTGATGATGCGTGGGGAGCTCCTGCTCCGCCATCACAGTCTTCCCCATCCGATGACCCCTTTGGAGATGCGGCATCTAAATCTAACGACCCCTGGGGCTCCCCTAGCAATGACCCCACAG AAAACACCTTTTAG